The Desulfovibrio oxyclinae DSM 11498 genomic interval GTTCTCACCGGACTGGAGCTGATTGTAAACGTCCATGGCTTTTTCGTAAGCCGTACGAATTTCAGCCTCGGACGCGTTCTCATCCGTGTGAATGAGAATGTGCCGCGCCTTGGCTTCTTCGGGCTGGGTAAATTCACCCGGAGTGGCTTCATAGAACTGCTTCGCCTCTTCGTCGGAGACTTCCTGGAAGGGAGCCAGCGCAGAAGGGGTGAAGGCGATCATTTCGAAAGTGGACATCTCGGGCCGCGTGAAGCGCTCGGCGTTCTCCTCGTAGTAGGCCTTGATGTCCTCGTCCGTCACCACGACATCGTCCTTGTAGGCTTCAATGCTGAAGGGGATGTAGCGCAGAGTGGCGGTTTCGCGGACCCAGTTGTAAATCTGGCGAGCCTGCGAAGGGGTGGCCTCGGCGGTGGCGGCGACGTTCTGACGAAGCTTTCGTGCAATGATGCTGGTCCGGAAGTCTTTTTCAAATCCGGAGGGCGTCATACGCTGTGCTTGAAGAGTTCGCTTGTACACCTCTCGGTCGAACTGGCGGTTCGGTCCCCAGAAGGCGGGGACGGAGGCGATGCCCTGAGCGACTTCCTTGTCCGTGGCGGTGATGCCGAGCTTCTTGGCTTCCTCAAGCAGGAGGATGCGCGTGACCAGCTCGTTGAACACCATCTGCTTGACGGCGGGGCTGGCGAGCTGTTCGGCGGTAATGTCGGGCCGCGAACTGCGAAGCGCCTCGGTGGTGCGTGCGTAGGCTTCCTCGAATTCCTTGCGGGGGATGGGCTCCTCGTCCACGTAGGCGAGAATCGGATCGCCGCGATCGTCGAGGCTGCTCATGCCGAAGGCGAATACGAAGACTACAATGATGACTCCGAAAAGGATCTTCACGATCCAGCTCGAAGCGTTCTGGCGCATTATGTCGAGCATTGAAACTCCAGATTTCCTCGTTCTCGGTTAGGATTGGCGGCTGCGGACCGCATTCAGCAGGCCACCTGACTTGATAATCTCCAGTTCGTTCGCAGTCAAATCATTCGTGACTTCCACGGACTTGCCGGAGCCGGTACGCATGGTAACGGTGCCGCCGGGGGTGATTTCGGATGCGGGAATGGTCAGACCGTCACCCTGAGCCACCGCGTCGTAATCCTCGGGATTCACAAGCAGCAGGGGCAGAATGCCGAAGTTGACCAGGTTGGCGCGATGGATGCGGGCAAGCGACTTGACCACGACCGCACGCACGCCCAGATGGCGGGGGGCCAATGCCGCATGTTCGCGGCTGGAGCCCTGTCCGTAGTTTTCGCCGCCGAGCACCACGCCCTGATCCATGCCGCGAATGCGGCCGACAAACTCCTCGTCCACGCGGCCGAAGATGTGTTCGCTGATGGCCGGGATGTTGGAGCGAAGAGCGGTAATCTGCGGACCTGCGGGCAGGATGTGGTCGGTGGTGATGTTGTCGCCGACCTTGAGCGCCACCTGCGCCTCGATTGTCACGGGCAATTTGTCGAATTTCTCCAGCGGAACAATGTTGGGACCGCGCAGGATTTCGACGCCGTCGCCGTTTTCGGGCGGGAATACGAACAGATGGCGGATGCTGGGCACCTCGTCCGGCAGTTCGATGCGTTCGGGACGTTCGCCCCAGGTGGCTGGGTCGGTGAACTGTCCCTCAAGCGCGAGACGCGCCGCGGTCTCGGCGGAAGCGAGGTAAATCTGCGCATCCTGCGTGCCGCTGCGGCCTTCGAAGTTGCGGTTGAAGGTTCGCACGCTCACTCCGGCGCTGACCGGAGAGCCGCCCATGCCGATGCACGGACCGCAGGTGCATTCGAGCATCCGGGCGCCCGCGTCGAGCATGGGTTCGATGAGGTTCTCGGCCGCGAGCATCTTGACCACCTGTTTGGAGCCCGGGGAGATCAGCACGTCGGTGGACGCGGGGATGCGTTTGCCGTCGAGCACCAGAGCGGTGGTTTTCAGGTCGGAATAGGAACTGTTGGTGCAGGAGCCGATGGCGCACTGGTCGATCTTGAGTCCGGCCAGTTCGCGGACCGGCACCACGAGGTCCGGCATGTGCGGCTGCGCCACAAGCGGTTCCAGCGCGGAAAGGTCGATGTCGATCACCTTGTCGTACTCGGCATCGGCGTCCGGGAGCAATTCTTCCCAGTCGTCTTCACGGCCCATCTTGCTCAGGAAGTCGCGTGTGCGTTCGTCACTGGGGAAGATGGATGTGGTGGCGCCGAGTTCCGCGCCCATGTTGGTGATGCAGGCGCGTTCGGGGACAGAGAGGCTTTCCACGCCGGGACCGGCGTATTCAAAGACCTTGCCTACGCCGCCTTTGACGGTGAGCTTGCCGAGCAGGTGCAGGATAACATCCTTGGCGGCTGCCCAGCCGGTGAGCTTGCCGGTAAGGTTGACCTTGACCACTTTGGGCATGGAGATGGCGTAGGGTTCGCCAGCCATGGCCAGCGCCACAGAAAGACCGCCGGCGCCCATGGCCAGACTGCCGATGCCGCCCGCGGTGGGGGTGTGGGAGTCGGAGCCGATAAGCGTGCGGCCGGGCCGTGCGAAGTTCTCAAGGTGCAGCTGATGGCAGATGCCGGTGCCGGGAGGGGAGAAGATCACGCCGTAACGCTGGGCGACCGTACGCAGGTACCGGTGGTCGTCAGGGTTGCGAAAGCCCATTTGCAGCGTGTTGTGATCGACGTAGCTCACCGAGAGTTCGGTCTTCACGCGGTCGAGGCCGATGGCCTCGAACTGCAGATAGGCCATGGTGCCGGTGGCGTCCTGTGTCAGGGTCTGATCGATTTCGAGACCTATTTCGGCGCCGGGTTCCATGGAGCCGCTTTTGAGGTGCCGCTCTATGATCTTCCGGGTGATGTTCTTCCCCATTGTCCTCTCCTGCATGTTGAAGTGTCGTTAGAAAAGGAAACCGTTCTTGACGCCTTCCGAAACCTGGCTCTCATCCATGCCGTTGTCGAGCCGGTTGATCTTGTTTCGACGGAATTTCACTTCCACGTCGTAGCGGAGCTTGTCCTGCTGGAGCTGATGGATTTCGGCGTGATGGAAGACCCCGTTCTTGGGGTCTTCGGATTCCATGAGCTCGCGGATGCGCTTCTCGCACTCGGTGATGAGGTGCGTGAATTTTGCCGCTTCCGCCTCAAGAACGTTCACGTCGTCGGAAAGCTGCGGATTATCCGATGCGGATTCTGCGGCGTTTGACATCCTTGACCTCCTTCTTGGGCTTGGGCTTCATTATGCCCGTGGGAAGGGTGTTGTAGAAGTTCCAGAACTGCGGCCACCATGCGGTGAGCTCGCTGTGGTTGGAAAGCATGATCGCGGGACAGGTCCAGGCCGCAAGGGCCAGACCAAGGGACCATTCGGGGGCGGGGCTTCCGAAGGTGCCTTCCCATTCGCCCACGTTGCTGATGCTGATGGATTCCTCGCCTGCCTCGTAGGTGGCGTTCATGTGATCCAGAACATCGGATGCGTCCTGCGGCGGCTTGCCTTCGATGACAGCCTTGCGGGCGCGGACGCCAAGGGCCAGCGCCAGCGGATACAGGCCGGCGCGTTCGCCGATGGTGATGCGCGGGTAGGCGGGCATTCCCGTGGAAGATGCCTTGAGGGCGTTGTCCTGAATCTCCACCTGAACACCGAGGGCGGACAGGTCGTCCAGCACGCCCTGTGCGGATTCGGGCCATGAGCCTTTGACCAGTACCTCGCCACCGCTGAAAGCCGGAATAGCCAGCAGATACGGGGTCAGCACGGTGTCCAGAGGCAGGTCGGGAGCTTCCGGAAGTTCCGGAATGCCGTCGGAGATTGCAAAACCCTTCTTGATGCGGCTGACTTCGATGCCGCAAGCTTCGAGCACGACAGCGGCCTGTTCGCCCGCTTCCATGGCGTGCTCGGAAAGACCGGACACGGTCAGTCCACCGGGATAGGTCCATGCGGAAAGAATGAGCGCGGCGACAAGGTCCGGGTCCACGTCTTTGGGCAG includes:
- a CDS encoding aconitate hydratase, which produces MGKNITRKIIERHLKSGSMEPGAEIGLEIDQTLTQDATGTMAYLQFEAIGLDRVKTELSVSYVDHNTLQMGFRNPDDHRYLRTVAQRYGVIFSPPGTGICHQLHLENFARPGRTLIGSDSHTPTAGGIGSLAMGAGGLSVALAMAGEPYAISMPKVVKVNLTGKLTGWAAAKDVILHLLGKLTVKGGVGKVFEYAGPGVESLSVPERACITNMGAELGATTSIFPSDERTRDFLSKMGREDDWEELLPDADAEYDKVIDIDLSALEPLVAQPHMPDLVVPVRELAGLKIDQCAIGSCTNSSYSDLKTTALVLDGKRIPASTDVLISPGSKQVVKMLAAENLIEPMLDAGARMLECTCGPCIGMGGSPVSAGVSVRTFNRNFEGRSGTQDAQIYLASAETAARLALEGQFTDPATWGERPERIELPDEVPSIRHLFVFPPENGDGVEILRGPNIVPLEKFDKLPVTIEAQVALKVGDNITTDHILPAGPQITALRSNIPAISEHIFGRVDEEFVGRIRGMDQGVVLGGENYGQGSSREHAALAPRHLGVRAVVVKSLARIHRANLVNFGILPLLLVNPEDYDAVAQGDGLTIPASEITPGGTVTMRTGSGKSVEVTNDLTANELEIIKSGGLLNAVRSRQS
- a CDS encoding chorismate mutase → MSDKNFDESADWQPKPSTRFKQISEIDSKILGLLEKRSYLLRKEGAWRRSKQKSQIDPKLEKELRRAWEEAGEGLGLDPRLSRQLFTLANQFAQSSTGGDKTGYKLAPRREPAEAEVLGPRSLRSTRLWMAMAAASGQPCKLPDALLNAPNKDLAKGLKQAGAAVSWDENGFIFGSADPLEFENAMLFAGDDPLNFYLLLFMALGGMGRCKFTGQATLQLLEVQKLNRFLPQLGARVVPMNPNNPGLPCRLESGGVMEEEIELPKDVDPDLVAALILSAWTYPGGLTVSGLSEHAMEAGEQAAVVLEACGIEVSRIKKGFAISDGIPELPEAPDLPLDTVLTPYLLAIPAFSGGEVLVKGSWPESAQGVLDDLSALGVQVEIQDNALKASSTGMPAYPRITIGERAGLYPLALALGVRARKAVIEGKPPQDASDVLDHMNATYEAGEESISISNVGEWEGTFGSPAPEWSLGLALAAWTCPAIMLSNHSELTAWWPQFWNFYNTLPTGIMKPKPKKEVKDVKRRRIRIG